DNA sequence from the Methanolobus sp. ZRKC5 genome:
CATATCTCGCCTTTATGTGCAAGGATTATATCCTTACAGATGTACAGACTGGATTCAAGTCCCTGATACATTCGACTCAGTGAGTCCTCCACCTGGTAGAATTTCTGGAAGATATGCGGTATAAGGTCTTTCTGTATACCCGGTCCTGTATCACTTATCCTCAAGTGTAGATGGTCACCTTCTTCACTTACATCTATGTTTATCCTTCCACCTTCAGGAGTGAATTTGATTGCATTATCTATAAGAATTATCAATGTTTCCGTTAGTTTGTCCTTATCAGATCTTATTGCCGGCAGCCCATCGGACACATCCACTTCTAAAGTAATTTTTTTCTCATCTATCAGCAGTATCAGATTCATCACAGCTTCTGATATCAGTTTGTCCACTTGTGTCCTGGAAAAGGTATATTCTATCTTTCCTGCTTGCTCCTGGCTCATATACAGAAGTGAATTTACCAAGCGTTTTAACCTTGCAGAGTTGAGCAATACGGAATTGATAGCCTTTGCCTGTTGGTCATCAATTGCCTTGATCATCTCATCATCAAGGACACTACGCCCTGAGTACTCAGGGCCGTATATCTCTTCCAGCCTTTCTGCAATGAATTCTGTTTTCATCCTGCTGATGGACCTTAGTTCCTCATTTGCCATCTTTAGTTCATCAGAATATTGCTTTAAGGCATCTTCTATTTGTTTTCTTTGAATGAGGCTCCACATGCCCTGCATCAATAAGGTAAGCTGGCGTAGATCCGATTCATTGTATTCCTCTACTTTATTGCCAACACCTGCAACGGCAACTATATGGTCACCATCGATTATCGGGATATTCATGTGCCTTGTAAGTTCCACGTGATCCCCGGGGTATCCTTTTTTCATAGGATTGGGAAGAGAGTAATCATTTGTTATTATGGGTTCACGCTGCTTTACTGCTTCACCCCACAACCCGGTGGTCTTGATAGGATATACGAAATGTTTGTTTTTTATACCACATTCCTTCATGGCACTTTTCGACCAGGAATGCATGATGAGCGCAGTTTCATCAGCATTCATAAATGCAAGATATCCAAGTGTACTTTCAGTAAGTCTCACAGCTTCTTCCCTTGCAAAATCCGTGATCTCTTTTAAAGAGGCACCGGTCATACTGTTAAGTTTAACAAGCGCTTCAAGCCTTTCCTCTTCAAGACGACGTTTCCTTTCGGCCCTTTTGCGCTCACGGATGTCTCTGGCGACTGACAAAATGGTTTTTTTCCCGTCATAGATTATGAACCGTGCACTGACTTCCAGCGGTATCTTTCTACCATCCTTATGTATCGCCTCTGTCTCATATATCGCTCTTCCATCCGTTTCAATCTCCTTCATAAGTTTTGATACGCGGTGTACATCTTTTGATGGAATAATGTCTGAAGGATATGCTCTTAACATCTCATTCTTGCTATAACCCAATGTATCTACTACAGCTTGGTTCACAGCGATTGCTTTCCCATCGAGTTCGCTGATATATATCTGGTCGTTTACATTGTTGAGAATGATCTTGAGTTTTTGTTCAGATTCAAGAGCGCTGTCTAATACCCTCTTGTTGTTTATTGCGATAGCTGCGAGATTGGCGTTTGCTTTAAGAATATCGAGCTCTTCTTTTGCAGGTTTGTGTGGCTTATGGAAGTACATTCCGAAAGTCCCAAATATCTCATCATTCGAACTTATTATGGGCTCACAACAACTGGCCCTCAGGCCTGCCTTAGCCGCAAGTTCCTTAAGGCCTTTCCAGAAAGGATGCTCCATTATGTCTTCTACAACAACCCTTTTCCCTGTGTAAACAGCTGTTGAACAGGAGCCAATGCCGTCACCTATGGGTAGCCCTTCAATAGCTTTTTTGTAGAAATCTGGAAGATGAGGAGCAATAACATGAATCAGATGTTTCTTTTCCTTGTCCAATAACATGACAAAACTTATTGCTTCCGGCACAATTTTCCCTGTTGATTTCACCAGACGCATAAGGACCTCATCCAGAGTTGCACCCGAAGCCAGGGATTCAAGAACTTGATTGCGGCAATCAATAATTGCTTCCGAGAGCTTTCGCTGACTTATATCCAGGATGATGCCTTCATAATACTGGATATTGCCATCCCCATCCCTTCGAATGATGGTTCTATCATCAATGCACCTGGTCTCACCTGATGCTGTCAGTATCCTGTACTCCTGGATGAAATTATCAACATCTGTTTCAGAGTATTCTGTAACTTCTCTACGTACACGTTCAATGTCATCAGGATGGATAATGTCGTCATGCTTTAATCTACCCGAAAGGAAATCCTCGGGTGAGTATCCAAACTGTCTGACATTCTCTGAGACAAATTCTACTGGCCACCCGCTTTCTGGTCTCCATATGAAAATTGTTACAGGGCTGTCATTAATTACTTTTGCAATTTCTGAATTTACGTCGAGCTGTGCCATTTATTACCATCATATAATTGTATCAACTAAAT
Encoded proteins:
- a CDS encoding GAF domain-containing protein, whose protein sequence is MAQLDVNSEIAKVINDSPVTIFIWRPESGWPVEFVSENVRQFGYSPEDFLSGRLKHDDIIHPDDIERVRREVTEYSETDVDNFIQEYRILTASGETRCIDDRTIIRRDGDGNIQYYEGIILDISQRKLSEAIIDCRNQVLESLASGATLDEVLMRLVKSTGKIVPEAISFVMLLDKEKKHLIHVIAPHLPDFYKKAIEGLPIGDGIGSCSTAVYTGKRVVVEDIMEHPFWKGLKELAAKAGLRASCCEPIISSNDEIFGTFGMYFHKPHKPAKEELDILKANANLAAIAINNKRVLDSALESEQKLKIILNNVNDQIYISELDGKAIAVNQAVVDTLGYSKNEMLRAYPSDIIPSKDVHRVSKLMKEIETDGRAIYETEAIHKDGRKIPLEVSARFIIYDGKKTILSVARDIRERKRAERKRRLEEERLEALVKLNSMTGASLKEITDFAREEAVRLTESTLGYLAFMNADETALIMHSWSKSAMKECGIKNKHFVYPIKTTGLWGEAVKQREPIITNDYSLPNPMKKGYPGDHVELTRHMNIPIIDGDHIVAVAGVGNKVEEYNESDLRQLTLLMQGMWSLIQRKQIEDALKQYSDELKMANEELRSISRMKTEFIAERLEEIYGPEYSGRSVLDDEMIKAIDDQQAKAINSVLLNSARLKRLVNSLLYMSQEQAGKIEYTFSRTQVDKLISEAVMNLILLIDEKKITLEVDVSDGLPAIRSDKDKLTETLIILIDNAIKFTPEGGRINIDVSEEGDHLHLRISDTGPGIQKDLIPHIFQKFYQVEDSLSRMYQGLESSLYICKDIILAHKGEIWIESEKGKGTIFHIRLPMGIVEDDSHNLSKREMIK